The Kaustia mangrovi genome has a segment encoding these proteins:
- the der gene encoding ribosome biogenesis GTPase Der — MSGTLAIIGRPNVGKSTLFNRLVGRRLALVDDRPGVTRDRREGEGRIADLTFAVIDTAGLDDAPPSSLEGRMRAQTEAAIAESDVCLFLVDARSGVTPLDRHFADLLRRSGKPVVLAANKCEGRAGESGLYEAFELGLGEPIALSAEHGEGLSELYDAIAPHLGGEAADSFGDEHEADGEDDEEGPHALRLAVIGRPNTGKSTMINALVGEDRLLTGPEAGITRDSIAIDWTWRGREIRLYDTAGMRRRSRVTEKLEKLAVADTLRAVRFAEVVVLMIDATQPFEKQDLHIADLVAREGRACVIALNKWDLVTDKRGVRAELEEMVDRLLPQLKGVPIVTLSALTGKSLDTLLPAVLHIYEVWQQRLPTAELNRWLSEALQAHPPPAPGGRRIRLRYITQVKGRPPTFVVFCSRPQALPDAYRRYLVNGLREAFDLWGVPIRLHLRKGDNPYA, encoded by the coding sequence ATGTCAGGCACACTCGCCATCATCGGGCGGCCCAATGTGGGCAAGTCCACGCTCTTCAATCGCCTGGTCGGCAGGCGGCTCGCGCTGGTCGACGACCGGCCGGGGGTGACGCGCGACCGCCGCGAGGGCGAGGGGCGCATCGCCGATCTCACCTTCGCGGTCATCGACACGGCGGGTCTCGACGACGCCCCGCCCTCCTCGCTGGAGGGTCGCATGCGCGCGCAGACGGAGGCCGCGATCGCGGAGAGCGATGTCTGCCTGTTCCTCGTCGATGCGCGCTCGGGGGTCACGCCGCTCGACCGTCATTTCGCCGATCTCCTGAGGCGGTCCGGAAAGCCGGTCGTGCTCGCCGCCAACAAGTGCGAGGGCCGGGCGGGCGAGAGCGGCCTCTACGAGGCCTTCGAGCTGGGACTCGGCGAGCCCATCGCCCTGTCGGCGGAGCATGGCGAGGGATTGTCGGAGCTCTACGACGCGATCGCCCCCCATCTCGGCGGCGAGGCGGCGGACAGCTTCGGCGACGAGCACGAGGCGGACGGCGAGGACGATGAGGAGGGCCCCCATGCGCTCCGCCTCGCCGTGATCGGCAGGCCCAATACCGGCAAGTCCACCATGATCAACGCGCTCGTGGGCGAGGACCGGCTGCTCACGGGGCCGGAGGCCGGCATCACGCGCGATTCCATCGCCATCGACTGGACCTGGCGGGGCCGCGAGATCCGCCTCTACGACACTGCCGGCATGCGGCGGCGGTCGCGGGTCACGGAGAAGCTGGAGAAGCTTGCCGTGGCCGATACGCTGCGCGCGGTGCGCTTCGCGGAAGTGGTGGTCCTGATGATCGACGCCACCCAGCCCTTCGAGAAGCAGGACCTGCACATTGCCGATCTCGTCGCGCGCGAGGGCCGGGCCTGCGTGATCGCCCTCAACAAGTGGGACCTCGTGACCGACAAGCGCGGCGTGCGCGCGGAGCTGGAGGAGATGGTCGACCGGCTCCTGCCGCAGCTCAAGGGCGTGCCCATCGTTACCCTGTCGGCGCTCACCGGCAAGAGCCTCGATACGCTCCTTCCTGCCGTCCTGCACATCTACGAGGTCTGGCAGCAGCGCCTGCCCACCGCGGAGCTCAACCGCTGGCTCTCCGAGGCGCTCCAGGCCCATCCCCCGCCGGCGCCGGGCGGACGGCGGATCCGCTTGCGCTACATCACCCAGGTGAAGGGCCGCCCGCCGACCTTCGTCGTCTTCTGTTCGCGTCCTCAGGCCCTGCCGGACGCCTATCGCCGCTATCTGGTGAACGGCCTGCGCGAGGCCTTCGATCTGTGGGGCGTGCCCATCCGGCTCCATCTGCGCAAGGGCGACAATCCCTACGCCTGA
- a CDS encoding MlaE family ABC transporter permease: MNPLASLGRVTLDLCTEVGRLSLFVKDALIHMVSPPFHLRQIFEQVLRIGYNSLPVVGLTAFFTGGVLALQIWIGGTRFNAESIVASIVALGITRELGPVIASLMVAGRVSAAIAAEVGTMRVTEQIDALVTLSTNPFKYLIAPRILAAIICLPLLVAIADTIGIMGGYVVGTETLGFNSSVYIKNTVDFLELRDIVSGLVKSAVFGFIIALMGCYHGYYSRGGAQGVGKATTNAVVSASILILAANYVLTSLLFTD; the protein is encoded by the coding sequence TTGAATCCTCTCGCAAGCCTCGGACGGGTCACGCTCGACCTCTGCACGGAAGTGGGCCGGCTGAGCCTGTTCGTGAAGGACGCGCTGATCCATATGGTCTCGCCGCCCTTCCATCTGCGCCAGATCTTCGAGCAGGTGCTGAGGATCGGGTACAACTCGCTCCCCGTCGTCGGCCTCACCGCCTTCTTCACCGGCGGTGTGCTGGCGCTGCAGATCTGGATCGGCGGCACGCGCTTCAATGCGGAGAGCATCGTCGCCTCGATCGTCGCGCTCGGCATCACCCGCGAGCTCGGCCCCGTGATCGCGAGCCTGATGGTCGCCGGCCGCGTCTCCGCCGCAATCGCCGCGGAGGTCGGCACCATGCGGGTGACCGAGCAGATCGACGCGCTCGTCACGCTGTCCACCAATCCGTTCAAGTATCTGATCGCCCCGCGCATCCTGGCCGCGATCATCTGCCTGCCGCTGCTGGTCGCCATCGCAGACACGATCGGCATCATGGGCGGCTATGTGGTGGGCACGGAGACGCTGGGCTTCAACTCGTCCGTCTACATCAAGAACACGGTCGACTTCCTGGAGCTGCGCGACATCGTCTCAGGCCTCGTCAAGTCCGCGGTCTTCGGCTTCATCATCGCGCTCATGGGTTGCTATCACGGCTATTACAGCCGCGGCGGCGCACAGGGCGTGGGCAAGGCGACGACCAATGCCGTCGTCTCCGCCTCGATCCTCATTCTCGCGGCCAACTACGTGCTGACCTCGCTCCTGTTCACCGACTAG
- a CDS encoding CvpA family protein — protein sequence MPIALLDIILIGIMVISGLLALMRGFTREVLSILAWAGAAVAAYLAYPALKPTARQYIQPDYLADIALVAGVFLVVLVVVSLLTMRISDWILDSGVGPLDRTLGFLFGLARGLLLVVVAYLFFIWLVPRDQHPEWVSEARSLPVVEDTGKLIISFLPPDIADTLLGKTYMTNGTAAQAQPGSSSTTKSDADSGAEDGYKTNERRGLDQLLDGSGEPAN from the coding sequence ATGCCGATTGCACTGCTCGATATCATCCTGATCGGGATCATGGTCATTTCCGGCCTGCTCGCGCTGATGCGCGGCTTCACCCGGGAGGTCCTGTCGATCCTCGCCTGGGCCGGCGCGGCGGTGGCCGCCTATCTGGCCTATCCGGCGCTGAAGCCCACCGCGCGGCAGTATATCCAGCCCGACTATCTGGCCGATATCGCGCTGGTCGCCGGGGTGTTCCTCGTCGTGCTCGTCGTGGTGTCGCTGCTCACCATGCGCATTTCCGACTGGATCCTCGATTCGGGTGTCGGCCCGCTCGACCGCACGCTGGGCTTCCTGTTCGGGCTCGCCCGCGGACTGCTGCTCGTGGTGGTGGCCTATCTGTTCTTCATCTGGCTCGTTCCCCGCGACCAGCACCCGGAATGGGTCAGCGAGGCGCGCTCGCTGCCGGTCGTGGAGGACACCGGAAAGCTGATTATTTCGTTCCTGCCACCCGATATTGCTGACACGCTGCTCGGAAAGACCTATATGACCAACGGAACGGCGGCGCAGGCGCAGCCCGGCTCGTCGTCCACCACCAAGTCGGACGCTGACTCCGGGGCCGAAGACGGGTATAAGACGAATGAGCGGCGTGGACTCGATCAGCTTCTCGACGGATCGGGCGAACCCGCGAACTGA
- a CDS encoding PQQ-binding-like beta-propeller repeat protein, translating into MAARTYNRRTATLMRAAMLTAGVALLAGCSSLSNMFDSHDDTILPGKRESVMPDANGLKTDPALEANPVVVPAAQTNGDWAQPGGTPTNSLHNLALSGALQQAWAVEAGEGSDSDGRLVASPIVVGGRIYVLDTLATVRAFNASSGALLWTRSLAPEGEDPDGAFGGGLASDGSRIYATTAFGDILALDANSGNEIWRRPGEVPFRDAPTVVGGRLFASSVNNEVVALSTGDGKEQWTFQGVGEQASVISSTSPAVSNGMVVVPTTSGELIAFRASDGIPRWGDALSSAGGLSSIASLSNIAGRPVIDRGAVFAIAHSGRMGAFRLETGERLWVEDVSGTQTPWVAGDYVFVLAGDTTLAAVSRKDGKARWKTALPSGQVWSGPVMGGGKLILVSSTGQLAQVSPQTGKILSQKTLDRPIYITPVIANNTLYVLTDDGTLIALR; encoded by the coding sequence ATGGCCGCGAGGACATATAACAGGCGGACCGCAACGCTGATGCGCGCGGCAATGCTGACGGCGGGCGTTGCCCTGCTGGCAGGCTGCTCGTCGCTGTCGAACATGTTCGACAGCCATGACGACACCATCCTCCCCGGCAAGCGCGAGAGCGTGATGCCGGACGCCAACGGGCTGAAGACCGATCCCGCCCTGGAAGCGAACCCTGTCGTCGTGCCCGCCGCGCAGACCAACGGCGACTGGGCCCAGCCCGGCGGCACGCCGACGAACTCGCTGCACAATCTGGCGCTGTCCGGCGCGCTCCAGCAGGCCTGGGCGGTAGAGGCCGGCGAGGGATCCGATTCCGACGGCCGCCTCGTGGCCTCGCCCATCGTGGTCGGCGGGCGCATCTATGTGCTCGATACGCTGGCGACGGTGCGCGCCTTCAACGCCAGCTCCGGCGCCCTTCTGTGGACCCGCTCGCTCGCCCCGGAAGGCGAGGATCCCGACGGTGCGTTCGGCGGCGGGCTCGCCTCCGACGGGTCGCGCATCTATGCCACGACCGCCTTCGGCGACATCCTGGCGCTCGACGCCAACTCCGGCAACGAGATCTGGCGCCGGCCGGGGGAGGTGCCGTTCCGCGACGCCCCGACGGTCGTGGGCGGCCGGCTCTTCGCCTCGTCGGTCAACAACGAGGTTGTCGCGCTTTCCACCGGCGACGGCAAGGAGCAGTGGACGTTCCAGGGCGTGGGCGAGCAGGCCTCGGTCATCTCCAGCACCAGCCCGGCGGTCTCCAACGGCATGGTGGTCGTGCCGACGACATCGGGCGAGCTGATCGCGTTCCGCGCGAGCGACGGCATTCCGCGCTGGGGCGACGCGCTGTCGTCGGCTGGAGGCCTCAGCTCCATCGCAAGCCTCAGCAACATCGCCGGGCGCCCGGTCATCGACCGCGGCGCCGTCTTCGCCATCGCCCATTCGGGCCGCATGGGCGCGTTCCGGCTGGAGACCGGCGAGCGCCTGTGGGTGGAGGACGTGTCCGGCACCCAGACGCCGTGGGTTGCGGGCGACTATGTGTTCGTCCTCGCCGGCGATACGACGCTTGCCGCGGTGTCGCGCAAAGACGGCAAGGCGCGCTGGAAGACGGCCCTGCCATCGGGCCAGGTCTGGAGCGGGCCGGTCATGGGCGGCGGCAAGCTGATCCTGGTGTCCTCCACCGGCCAGCTCGCCCAGGTTTCCCCGCAGACCGGCAAGATCCTGAGCCAGAAGACCCTCGACCGCCCGATCTACATCACGCCGGTCATCGCCAACAACACGCTCTATGTTCTCACAGACGACGGCACGCTGATCGCGTTGCGCTGA
- a CDS encoding replicative DNA helicase, giving the protein METATLKTIGGDQADTAEDYRTAPHNIEAEQALLGAILVNNEACDRVSAFLVPEHFFEPVHANIYEAASTLIRAGKLADPVTLNTYFERNAMLSEIGGAAYLARLAASATTIINAEAYGRTIYDLAIRRRLIDIGTDIVNGAFDAPVDLTPRDLIETAEQGLYELAETGKYGQGFQAFGQALTEAIDMAANAYERDGGLSGISSGLTDLDGRLGGLQASDLLILAGRPSMGKTALATNVAYQVARNYRTEQQPDGSEKAVDGGVVAFFSLEMSAEQLATRIISEQAEISSERIRRGKITEEEFHRLVAVSQELQSLPFYIDDTGGITIAQLAARARRLKRQRGLGLMVVDYLQLLTGSSRRSSEGRVQEVSEITTGLKALAKELNVPILALSQLSRQVEQRDDKRPQLADLRESGSIEQDADVVMFIFREEYYLQRRQPRENTPEFFEWQEQMEKVTGIAEVIIGKQRHGPTGTVPLQFDANLTKFQNLIRDDYLPEQFD; this is encoded by the coding sequence ATGGAAACCGCGACCCTGAAGACAATTGGCGGCGATCAGGCCGACACCGCCGAGGACTATCGCACCGCCCCGCACAATATCGAGGCGGAGCAAGCTCTTCTGGGCGCGATCCTGGTCAACAACGAGGCCTGCGACCGGGTGTCGGCCTTTCTCGTCCCGGAACACTTCTTCGAGCCCGTCCACGCGAATATCTACGAAGCCGCCTCCACGCTGATCCGCGCGGGCAAGCTCGCCGACCCGGTCACGCTCAACACCTATTTCGAGCGCAACGCCATGCTCTCCGAGATCGGCGGCGCGGCCTATCTCGCCCGGCTGGCGGCATCGGCCACCACGATCATCAATGCGGAAGCCTATGGCCGCACCATCTACGATCTGGCAATCAGGCGGCGGCTGATCGACATCGGCACCGATATCGTCAATGGCGCCTTCGACGCCCCGGTCGACCTTACCCCGCGCGACCTTATCGAGACCGCCGAACAGGGCCTCTACGAGCTCGCCGAGACGGGCAAATACGGTCAGGGCTTCCAGGCCTTCGGGCAGGCGCTGACCGAGGCCATCGACATGGCGGCCAACGCCTATGAGCGCGATGGCGGACTGTCGGGCATCTCCAGCGGCCTCACCGACCTCGACGGCCGGCTCGGCGGGCTGCAGGCCTCCGACCTGCTGATCCTCGCCGGCCGCCCCTCCATGGGCAAGACCGCGCTGGCCACCAATGTGGCCTATCAGGTGGCGCGCAACTACCGCACCGAGCAGCAGCCCGACGGATCGGAGAAGGCCGTCGACGGCGGCGTCGTCGCCTTCTTCTCCCTGGAGATGTCGGCCGAGCAGCTCGCGACGCGTATCATTTCCGAGCAGGCGGAGATCTCGTCCGAGCGCATCCGGCGCGGCAAGATCACCGAGGAAGAGTTCCACCGCCTCGTGGCCGTGAGCCAGGAGCTGCAGTCCCTGCCCTTCTATATCGACGACACGGGCGGCATCACCATCGCCCAGCTTGCCGCGCGCGCCCGCCGGCTGAAGCGCCAGCGCGGGCTCGGCCTCATGGTGGTCGACTATCTCCAGCTCCTGACCGGCTCCTCGCGCCGGTCCTCGGAGGGACGCGTGCAGGAGGTCTCGGAGATCACCACCGGCCTCAAGGCCCTGGCCAAGGAGCTGAACGTGCCGATCCTCGCGCTCTCCCAGCTCTCCCGCCAGGTCGAGCAGCGCGACGACAAGAGGCCGCAGCTCGCCGACCTTCGCGAATCCGGCTCCATCGAGCAGGATGCCGACGTGGTGATGTTCATCTTCCGCGAGGAATACTATCTCCAGCGCCGCCAGCCGCGCGAGAACACGCCGGAATTCTTCGAATGGCAGGAGCAGATGGAGAAGGTCACCGGCATCGCCGAAGTCATCATCGGCAAGCAGCGGCACGGTCCGACCGGGACGGTTCCTTTGCAGTTCGACGCAAATTTGACCAAGTTCCAGAATCTGATACGCGACGACTACCTTCCCGAACAATTCGATTAA
- a CDS encoding tetratricopeptide repeat protein encodes MSEESLFREVDEEIRREQLKALWDRFGTYIVAACVAVILGVAAFKGWQYWQHRQALEAGQAYLAAVQLAEQGNAEAASAAFAKLAESGDSGYATLARLQEAAFLASKGETDKAVAIFDEVAAQEGTTPVLANLARVRAGLLLVDSAPVEELRNRVGDLDVEGNPWRNEAREVLALGAYRASDLETADKLFNEILADPRAPFGLRQRAQIMLALIAPKIGGQSAGASGEETASDEDAAAGDAASQ; translated from the coding sequence TTGAGCGAAGAGTCGCTTTTCCGCGAGGTCGACGAAGAGATCCGCCGCGAGCAGCTGAAGGCGCTGTGGGACCGTTTCGGCACCTATATCGTCGCAGCATGCGTTGCCGTCATTCTCGGTGTGGCCGCCTTCAAGGGCTGGCAATACTGGCAGCACCGCCAGGCGCTGGAGGCCGGGCAGGCCTATCTCGCCGCCGTCCAACTCGCCGAGCAGGGCAACGCCGAGGCGGCCTCGGCGGCGTTTGCGAAGCTCGCCGAGAGCGGCGACAGCGGATATGCGACACTGGCGCGCCTGCAGGAGGCCGCCTTCCTCGCCTCGAAGGGCGAGACCGACAAGGCGGTCGCCATCTTCGACGAGGTCGCCGCCCAGGAGGGAACGACCCCTGTGCTCGCCAATCTCGCGCGGGTGCGCGCCGGGCTCCTGCTCGTCGACAGCGCGCCGGTGGAGGAGCTGCGCAACCGCGTCGGCGATCTCGACGTGGAGGGCAATCCGTGGCGTAACGAGGCCCGGGAGGTTCTCGCGCTCGGGGCCTATCGTGCCAGCGACCTTGAAACGGCCGATAAACTCTTCAATGAGATCCTTGCCGATCCCAGGGCGCCTTTCGGCCTGCGCCAGCGCGCGCAGATCATGCTGGCCCTGATCGCGCCGAAGATCGGCGGCCAGAGTGCCGGCGCCTCGGGCGAAGAGACGGCATCCGATGAGGACGCAGCCGCCGGGGATGCTGCCTCGCAGTAG
- a CDS encoding ABC transporter ATP-binding protein, producing the protein MAQDPHISLKGVHKSFGRKVVLDGIDLSVDRGSSLVVIGGSGSGKSVMLKCIIGLLRADSGTIEVDGTETIGMRGKARDRMLSRFGMLFQGAALFDSLTVWENVAFGLIQGKGMARKAARDVAIDKLAQVGLGSEVASLSPAELSGGMQKRVALARAIASDPEIIFFDEPTTGLDPIMADVINELIVDCVKRLGATAVSITHDMASARKIADHIAMIYKGRIIWQGAAGEIDESGNDYVDQFIHGRAEGPIQMEVLKP; encoded by the coding sequence ATGGCGCAAGATCCCCACATTTCCCTGAAAGGGGTGCACAAGAGCTTCGGCCGGAAGGTCGTGCTCGACGGCATCGACCTCTCCGTCGACCGCGGCAGCTCGCTGGTGGTGATCGGCGGGTCGGGCAGCGGCAAGTCGGTCATGCTCAAATGCATCATCGGCCTCCTGCGCGCCGACAGCGGCACCATCGAGGTGGACGGCACCGAGACCATCGGCATGCGCGGCAAGGCGCGCGACCGGATGCTCTCCAGATTCGGCATGCTGTTCCAGGGCGCGGCCCTGTTCGACAGCCTCACCGTCTGGGAGAATGTCGCCTTCGGCCTCATCCAGGGCAAGGGCATGGCGCGCAAGGCCGCGCGCGACGTGGCCATCGACAAGCTCGCCCAGGTCGGGCTCGGCAGCGAGGTGGCGAGCCTCTCGCCGGCGGAGCTCTCCGGCGGCATGCAGAAGCGCGTGGCGCTCGCCCGCGCCATCGCGTCGGACCCGGAGATCATCTTCTTCGACGAGCCGACCACCGGCCTCGATCCGATCATGGCCGACGTGATCAACGAGCTGATCGTCGACTGCGTGAAGCGCCTCGGCGCGACGGCGGTGTCGATCACCCACGACATGGCGTCGGCCCGCAAAATCGCCGACCATATCGCCATGATCTACAAGGGCCGCATCATCTGGCAGGGTGCCGCCGGCGAGATCGACGAGAGCGGCAACGACTATGTCGACCAGTTCATCCACGGCCGGGCGGAAGGGCCGATCCAGATGGAAGTCCTGAAGCCTTGA
- the alr gene encoding alanine racemase has product MMEQNLPSLSGVDWSPDAPPPTVTPAVLTVDLMALQENYRTLRKMAAPAECAGVVKGDAYGTGLAPAARALWAAGCRVFFVAVPAEGHTLRLTLPEAVIYVLGGLLPGAARDYAALDLRPVLGSPEEIAEWAALCREEGRHLPAALHVDTGINRLGLTPKQVEWLTANPRDLGDMRVSLIVSHLACADEPNNEMNRIQTETFDTLRNLLPPAPASIANSPGTLNGPAYHYDLVRPGIALYGGNPFAGRANPMKPVTYLYGTILQVRSIPCGASVGYGATWRARRDSRIAVIGAGYRDGYFRSLSGRSDRSEEHTQVYIAGQFAPVVGRVSMDMITVDITDLPGDTVRRGTKAELIGNHVTVDDVARWAGTIPYEVLTSLGSRYARLYSAYEEN; this is encoded by the coding sequence ATGATGGAGCAGAATTTGCCATCCCTGTCGGGGGTCGACTGGTCGCCTGACGCGCCGCCCCCGACCGTGACACCGGCCGTCCTCACGGTCGATCTCATGGCACTGCAGGAGAACTACCGCACGCTGAGGAAGATGGCCGCGCCCGCGGAATGCGCCGGCGTGGTGAAGGGCGACGCCTATGGCACGGGGCTTGCCCCCGCAGCACGCGCCCTGTGGGCCGCCGGCTGCCGGGTATTCTTCGTGGCCGTGCCGGCGGAGGGCCATACCCTGCGCCTGACGCTGCCGGAGGCGGTGATCTACGTTCTGGGCGGTCTGCTGCCGGGCGCGGCGCGCGACTATGCGGCGCTCGATCTGCGCCCGGTGCTCGGCTCGCCGGAGGAGATCGCGGAATGGGCCGCGCTGTGCCGCGAGGAGGGGCGCCATCTGCCCGCCGCGCTCCATGTCGACACCGGCATCAACCGTCTGGGCCTGACGCCGAAGCAGGTCGAGTGGCTGACCGCCAATCCCCGCGATCTGGGCGACATGCGCGTGAGCCTGATCGTCAGCCACCTGGCCTGTGCGGACGAGCCCAACAACGAGATGAACCGGATCCAGACGGAAACGTTCGATACGCTGCGCAACCTCCTGCCGCCAGCGCCCGCGAGCATCGCCAACTCCCCCGGCACGCTCAACGGGCCGGCCTATCACTACGATCTGGTCCGCCCCGGCATCGCGCTCTATGGCGGTAATCCGTTCGCCGGACGCGCCAACCCGATGAAGCCCGTCACCTATCTCTACGGCACGATCCTGCAGGTCCGCTCGATCCCGTGCGGCGCGAGCGTGGGCTATGGCGCGACATGGCGGGCCAGGCGCGATTCGCGCATCGCCGTCATCGGCGCCGGCTACCGCGACGGCTATTTCCGGTCGCTCAGCGGTCGCTCCGACAGGAGCGAGGAACACACCCAGGTCTATATCGCCGGCCAGTTCGCCCCCGTGGTCGGGCGTGTCTCCATGGACATGATTACGGTGGACATCACGGACCTGCCGGGCGATACCGTGCGCCGTGGTACAAAGGCGGAGCTGATCGGCAACCATGTGACGGTCGACGACGTCGCGCGCTGGGCCGGCACGATCCCGTATGAAGTTCTCACGAGCTTGGGTTCGCGCTACGCTCGACTATACTCCGCCTACGAAGAGAACTGA
- a CDS encoding SDR family NAD(P)-dependent oxidoreductase, translated as MTKRLENRLALVTGASRGIGYALARAFAREGAHVVALARTVGGLEELDDEIQAMGGSATLVPVDLKDVEALDRLGGQIHERWGKLDIFAANAGVLGRLTPLGHLKAKEWDEVMAVNVTANWRLVRSLDPLLRASDAGRAIFLSSGAAHKCKAYWGAYSVSKAALEALARTYAAEVATTPVRVSIVNPGATRTAMRARAMPGEDPETLPTPADVADTLVALAEPGLGVNGGLYDFADGRLTIRSA; from the coding sequence ATGACCAAGCGGCTCGAGAACAGGCTCGCGCTCGTCACCGGCGCGTCGCGCGGCATCGGCTACGCCCTCGCCAGGGCCTTCGCGCGCGAGGGCGCCCATGTCGTCGCGCTGGCCCGCACCGTCGGCGGGCTGGAGGAGCTCGACGACGAGATCCAGGCGATGGGCGGCTCGGCGACCCTCGTTCCCGTCGACCTGAAGGATGTGGAGGCGCTCGACCGGCTGGGCGGCCAGATCCACGAGCGCTGGGGCAAGCTCGACATCTTCGCCGCCAATGCCGGCGTGCTCGGACGACTGACGCCGCTCGGCCACCTCAAGGCGAAGGAGTGGGACGAGGTCATGGCCGTCAATGTCACGGCCAACTGGCGCCTCGTGCGTTCGCTCGATCCGCTTCTGCGCGCCTCCGATGCCGGCCGGGCGATCTTCCTGAGCTCCGGCGCGGCGCACAAGTGCAAAGCCTATTGGGGCGCCTATTCCGTCTCCAAGGCCGCACTGGAGGCGCTGGCCCGCACCTATGCCGCAGAGGTCGCGACGACGCCCGTGCGCGTGAGCATCGTCAATCCGGGGGCCACCCGCACCGCCATGCGCGCCCGCGCCATGCCCGGCGAGGATCCCGAGACCCTGCCCACCCCGGCCGATGTCGCCGACACACTGGTCGCGCTCGCCGAGCCGGGCCTCGGTGTCAATGGCGGCCTCTACGATTTCGCGGACGGGCGCCTCACGATCCGTTCGGCCTGA
- the purF gene encoding amidophosphoribosyltransferase — translation MFDPDEDRLHEECGVFGIFGHKDASALTALGLHALQHRGQEAAGIVAFDGQRFHSERRLGLVGDHFSSQAVIERLQGHASIGHVRYATCGDTHLRNVQPLYADLATGGFSVCHNGHITNALTLRQDLIREGAICQSTSDTEVILHLVAQSRKPRFIERFIDALRMIEGAYSLVALTNKKLIGARDPLGIRPLVLGELDDGTPILASETCALDIIGARFVREVENGEVVVITEDGIESLRPFPKVEPRPCIFEYVYFSRPDSVVNGRSVYEVRKKMGFELGREAPCDADVVIPVPDSGVPAALGYAYETGIPFELGIIRNHYVGRTFIEPTQQIRALGVKLKHNANRAVIEGKRIVLVDDSIVRGTTSVKIVQMMYEAGAREVHMRISSPPIRYPDFYGIDTPEQQSLLAATHSLEEMREYIGVETLAFLTPDGIYRAMGYDKRDPVRPQFTDHCFTGDYPTPLTDREGSRGMARQLSLLAEAG, via the coding sequence ATGTTCGATCCGGACGAGGACCGGCTGCACGAGGAGTGCGGCGTCTTCGGAATTTTCGGCCACAAGGATGCGAGCGCCCTCACCGCGCTCGGCCTTCACGCGCTCCAGCATCGCGGGCAGGAGGCGGCCGGCATCGTGGCCTTCGACGGCCAGCGATTCCATTCCGAGCGACGGCTCGGCCTCGTCGGAGATCATTTCTCCTCCCAGGCCGTGATCGAGCGCCTCCAGGGCCATGCCTCGATCGGCCATGTACGCTACGCGACCTGTGGCGACACGCATCTGCGCAATGTCCAGCCGCTCTACGCCGACCTGGCGACGGGCGGCTTTTCTGTCTGTCACAACGGCCACATCACCAATGCGCTGACGCTGCGCCAGGATCTTATCCGCGAGGGTGCGATCTGCCAGTCGACATCGGATACCGAGGTCATCCTCCATCTGGTCGCCCAGTCGCGCAAACCCCGCTTCATCGAGCGCTTCATCGACGCGCTGCGCATGATCGAGGGCGCCTATTCGCTGGTCGCCCTGACCAACAAGAAGCTGATCGGCGCGCGCGACCCGCTGGGCATCCGCCCGCTGGTGCTGGGCGAACTCGACGACGGCACGCCGATTCTCGCGTCGGAAACCTGCGCTCTCGACATCATCGGCGCCAGGTTCGTGCGCGAGGTGGAGAATGGCGAGGTGGTCGTCATCACCGAGGACGGCATCGAGAGCCTGCGTCCCTTCCCCAAGGTCGAACCGCGCCCCTGCATCTTCGAATATGTCTACTTCTCGCGCCCCGACAGCGTCGTCAACGGGCGCAGCGTCTACGAGGTCCGCAAGAAGATGGGCTTCGAGCTCGGCCGCGAGGCGCCCTGCGACGCGGATGTGGTGATCCCGGTGCCCGATTCCGGCGTGCCGGCGGCGCTCGGCTATGCCTATGAGACGGGCATCCCCTTCGAGCTCGGCATCATCCGCAACCATTATGTCGGGCGCACCTTCATCGAGCCGACCCAGCAGATCCGCGCGCTCGGCGTGAAGCTCAAGCACAATGCCAACCGCGCCGTGATCGAGGGCAAGCGCATCGTGCTCGTCGACGATTCCATCGTGCGCGGCACCACCTCGGTGAAGATCGTGCAGATGATGTACGAGGCCGGCGCGCGCGAGGTGCATATGCGCATCTCCAGCCCGCCGATCCGCTATCCCGATTTCTACGGCATCGACACGCCGGAGCAGCAGAGCCTGCTGGCGGCGACCCACAGCCTGGAGGAGATGCGGGAGTATATCGGCGTGGAGACGCTCGCCTTCCTGACCCCGGACGGCATCTACCGGGCGATGGGATACGACAAGCGCGACCCCGTCCGCCCGCAATTCACCGACCATTGCTTCACGGGCGACTACCCCACCCCGCTCACCGACAGGGAAGGCAGCCGCGGCATGGCCCGGCAGCTCTCCCTTCTCGCCGAGGCCGGCTGA